ATCGCATGAGGCCTAGTAAAAAAGAGAACACGTTTTAACAGGATTTATTTCAACCACATGACTCGAACCCAATATAAGGTAAGTTGGATCATATACATCTCACAACAATCTTTAGAGGTATGGTCTAAATATATTGGATatgttaaaattaaaaaaaaataaaaaaagtaaatatAACTTTTAATTTAGTATTGATGTAACTGTTTAAGTAAAAATTGGAGAAAGAGAATCACTCTCCCTAAATTGTCGTCGTGAATATAAAActtttcattatttaaatttgacGATTGACATCATTAGTGAGGTACCTATATTATTATTCTCCTTTTACATTTCTCACTAAAAACGCGCAATTCAATAGTCCAAGTCTTATTTTTTATCTTTCTCATCGAAAAACCGGTACtacatttttatattttcttcttGATTTCTACAAAAAAAATTAAGTTCTCGATAAGTTATATTGTTCTCTGTAGAAAAAAAGAGttttattttttctataaaaaacaAGAGTTGAAGAGTACTGTTGAATAAAATTATATTGcgcattctttttttttttttcctttttgcccCCTCAGGTTTCAAGCATTTCAACAAGTATATTAGAACATCAAAAATTATTTTGATATCAAGTTATAAACTTCTTGAATCTAGTTCAATTAtctaagatcaataatatcttaGGAGAGATTAAATTATTTATAAAAGAAACTATTAACAACTTTACAtcttaaaaaaatagaaaaatagactTCCATTAAAAATATAGATGAATTTTTTTCCCTTCTGATAGGCCCAAGATTAAAAATTGGCTTTAGGCCACCAATCTTCTTGGGCCGCCcctgaatttagtatttttttaatgaGCATGCCAAAAACAAATTGATCAcctattgtggaccggagggagtactaGTGTACTAGGAAATACTTGTATGCATAAGTACACATTATTGGGCAAATGCCAAATGGTCATATATATCATCTAGACGGAGTTTCTAAGCACACCAACTTTTATTTGTTCGCCATTGATATGGTTCGGGTTCAACTAATTTAAATTCACATCGCATAATTAAGAATACTAACTTTTTCTTCACAAGGTAGGTTAATGAATGAGATTTATATTATATACGATGATATTGTAAAAATATTGGCACTGCTATTTTAATTTAACCCGTCATAGCAGATCATCTATTTTGTTTATAATATAGCTAATCTCACTTGTTATAGATCGTTAATTATAATTGTCTTTTAATTGATTTGATGGTGTAAAACAACCGTCCAAAAAAGATGCATTGACTTTAAATAAGTCAACGAATTAGGTGCACTAGATTTCTTAGGTTAGTTAGAGAAGGTTAGAGTTTGAAAAATGCCAAAAGGTGTCTTTGACTTGTGTTTAAGTGTTAACACTTAACAGCTAATTTCCAAATGGGCACTAAAGTGATACATTAATTTATTGGAAAGCTACTCCTAGTATTTAGCTCAAAAGAAAACAATATCTCCGAGCAAATCTTCGTGGTCTCAAATTTTTCAAATTGTTCTTTTTATTCTGAAAGGGTTGTGTAGATAGTTTTGATCTTGGCGATAGGCAGGGGTAGAACTGCATAGTCTGAAGGCTCAATTGAATTTTTTTGTCGAAAAATTATATTGCATGTATTTTATgccgaaaattttcaaaaaaagctTCAAATTTGCTTATGCGCTCTATGAAATGATTCAAATTTGTCATTCGTTAGTAACTGTGTTACAAAAATAGGCTAGATTTTCCCTTAGTGAATAACTGGCACTAATTTTTCAACATTTGAGCCTTTCTAACGAGGAAAAAGGTTCAAATTTAATTTATCCTTAAACTCTGTGAAATGGTTCAGATTTACTGAGCCCGTTTGGCCATgagaatattttattttttttcgaaatcagtatttggtcataaaattttaatttttcactttgaagatgaattttggaatttttcgaaaatttgaaaaactccaaaaagttgttttttaaatttttcactcagatcactcacaaaattttaaaaacaactcaaaattatattcatgtccaaacacaactctagtTTTCAAATACTATcatttttcacttgaaaaaaaatcCACTTTTTCCTGAGTTTTACAATTCTtgtgtccaaacgcccactaaaatTTTCTAAAGTTTCTTGCTTGTCGCTGAACAAAGGTTGGACCATATGATAAGgctgtgatagataaaggatagAAGCTTAAACGTCTATCTGTCTGCTTTTGGCAGTTATATATGCAAATGCAAGTGGGAAAAAAGAATGATTTAAGTAAGGTTCAACTTTTGTAAAGGTTCCTTCTGCTTACATAGAAGCTATAATGGGGTTCTTGTGAATGTGTGTGAAAAGTGAAATTGACAAATCATGATTCTTCATTATTATAACACAGTAGCATACCCTTTTTCTTGTGGAGTCCAAAGACTCATAATACCTTCAACCTAATAGGTACATAAAGAAAATGTTTTTACACTTGCTGCTGTATTTGATTTGAAGTATATGCCATTATGTACTTTTAGTATTTATTATAAAGATTCTAATTGATCTTAGTGGACCACATCTCATTTTCCCATGTTTAATGTTTATGAGGTGCTGCATATTTGCTCCCATTTTCAGTAACTTATATACTAAAAGGTAGCTCGGTGCACTAAGCTTCTGCTATGCGCCTGGGGAATGGCCGGACCAAAGGGTTTACTGCACTGGAGAAGCTAGAAATTTTTCCAAAGgtattcaaatttgaaagaagtgaaaaaaaatttGCGATAAAAGATATTCAatgtgttatatacctctaaacgTAATATTTTACCTATGTACACAATGCAATTTTTCGATGAAGGGTGGTCAACTCATGTGCTTCGCCACTAGTCTACTGTATGTAACTTTACCATACATTTTTGCAAGAGGTTATTTCTACGACTCAAACCCGTAATATTTtgatcacatgacaacaactttaccggTTACGTCACGGCTCTCCTTCAGTAACATATCTACTATAGTTTACATAATTTAATTTCTAAAAGAAAAGACTCTTATAAGTTCTTGCAAGAAAACTATGATTCTGTCATGCTCTTTACTTGAAGATGAAGctaaaaggattttttttttctttggtcaTTTTCACACATTTAGTGAGACATGGAAAGTATTCTTGTAAAGCCACTTTCAAGCTTCAAGAAAGAAACATGCCTTTCCTGTTTTAGCTACCTGCCCAAAAATGTGACATAGCATGTGCTGGTTTTTCACTTTGTACTCATTGTCTTGGTAAACTAAAACTCATATTATAGGAGTGTACAACTTGTTATCTTATTTTTATGATTACAAGAATATATCattaaattaaaataagaaattaaaaaaattctaAAGAGTAGACTAAAAATATTGTGTTTCTTTTGATTTCTCATTCaatatttaatatttatatttgggacatGATTAATTTGTTTGTGCCGCGTAAAActcattaaaataaaaatagatgaGAGGAAATAATCAAGACTAGAAGTAAATCAGAATTTTCGCCAAGGAGGGTTAAAAAACCAAACCATCATTGATGAGTACTGACATAAAGCTCATATAGGCAAAGTGGGGACCAGTTAAGAATTTCCTCTCTGGTCATTTTGGTCTCTAATACATGTCTCTCTCTGATCAATATTTCCATGCCAACAGTCTACAGACAAGAATTGATATTTagaattttattatgatattgaCATGTTAGAGTAAGCATGCTATTTCtttcatccccccccccccacccacaCACACTTTATTCATTTCATGACTCTCTGCTCTCCACTAAGCTACATTATATATCTCATCTCTTAACAACTTTCCCTCTCATATTATCAAGAATGAATTTGCAGACTTCAAAAACAATGGCTATGgctatttttctctttcttttttgtgTTTCTTTAGGAATTGTGGCTGCATTGCCTCATCCAGACAAGATCATACAATTGCCAGGACAACCTCAAGTGGGGTTTCAACAATTTTCAGGATATGTTACTGTTGATGATAAGAAACAAAAATCTCTCTTTTACTACTTTGTTGAAGCAGAAACAAATCCAGCTTCAAAGCCTCTAGTTTTGTGGTTAAATGGAGGTACAcaaatttgtaaacaaatattttttatttcaaaGCATTCTTGGTGCTGGTATAGTTGCCTCCGTGTGACCGGGAGTTActggttcaagccgtggaaataACCTCCCGCAGAAATTGCAAATTAAGACTGCGAATAATAGACCTTTGTGGTCCGGCTCTTCCCTTTCAAACTTTTTGAGTATTTGCATTTGTTTTGTGTAGGACCTGGATGTTCTTCAGTGGGGGTTGGTGCATTTTCTGAAAATGGACCATTTAGACCAAGGGGACAAGTTCTTGTTAGGAATGAATACAGCTGGAACAAAGGTGGAATCACATTTTATTCAAGAAAATTTTCCATTTATTTCCTATGGAATTGCATAGTTCTTGAGAAGTAGAAAATGATTGTTTTTTCTTGAAATATATTGCAGAGGCAAACATGTTATATTTGGAGAGTCCAATTGGAGTTGGCTTCTCTTATTCAAATAATACTTCTTCCTATGAGACAGTAAATGATGAAGTAACAGGTATGTTATTTGTATTATTATTAACATGCATTTCAGGTTGAGACTTTGTAATTCCAACTTTTGGTTCATTTCCAAAAGCTTGTTCCTTTTCATCTCTTCTTTCTGTCTTTTATGATGAGCATGTGATTGCTGATCTTTTTGCTTTAACGTTAATAAGGATTCTGGAATTTTTATGAttctttatgatatttatatgACTTAATTGAGCGTTGCCTTTCTGAATTTTAAATTACTTGCTTTATGTCTCTTTGCATTCTAAAGTCATTTCCTTTTTGTATTCTTATAGCCAGGGACAATCTTGTATTCTTGCTACGTTGGTTCCAAAAATTCCCACAGTATAGAAAAAGCAATTTGTTTTTAACTGGTGAAAGTTATGCAGGTAAGTTTATTCCTTTAGTGCAGTAGCTgggaatttatttattatttttatttcctttattcttGGTTAATCACATTTTTGGCTTGTTTCGTTACAGGACATTATGTACCTCAGCTTGCAAAGCTCATGATGGTATTTAACAAGAAGCAGCAGATTTTCAATCTAAAAGGAGTTGCAGTAAGTTTACCTAATGAATTCACTTTTACAATCCAAAAGTTTTATAAAAAGTTGCAGATCCTAAGTTGTTTATCTTTGATAATATGCATTGTGTTTGTATAACATGTCATGCAGACTTAACATTTCAGTGTCAAACCATATACAGAGGCGGATCTAGTATTTAAACTCTATGGGTTCAGCTTTTAAGGTTTTTAGCATTGAACTTAtggtatttttaaagttatgtaTTCATATCTACTAATTTTGCAATTTTAACGAATATTACCTATAAATTTTTACTCTGCGTCACACTGCATCCACCCCTgaccatatatatgtatgtgcATGTATGTATGTATTACAAAAATGAGTTAAATATACATTTTAGAACCCGCTCTCTCAACTCAGAATCCGCGATGTCGAAATTTTGGATCAGCCACTTACTTAAAGGAAAAGTTGTTGGTTTTAATCACTTGTTTTTCCTGTTTCATTGCAGCTAGGTAACCCCGTTCTGGAATTTGCTACTGACTTCAATTCAAGGGCAGAGTACTTCTGGTCACATGGTCTAATATCAGATCCAACATACAGAATGTTTAGTTCTGCTTGCAATTATTCGCGATATGTCAGCGAGTACTACAGGGGCTCAGTATCGCCAATCTGTTCAAGAGTCATGAGCCTAGTAAGTAGGGAAACAAGTAAGTTCGTGGACAAGTACGGTGTTACTCTTGATGTTTGTATTTCATCGGTGCTCTCCCAATCCAAGATTATAAGTCCTCAAGTAAGTTTTCCCCTTCATTTGATAGGtttctcttattttcttatcACACTATATTGACTATCTAAACTAATACAACTACTAATTAGCAGGAAAATGTCGAGAAGTTGGATGTATGCGTGGAAGATGAAATTATCAATTACTTGAACCGGAAAGATGTGAGAAGGGCCCTTCATGCTGAGCTTGTCGGAGTACGTAGATGGGCTGTTTGCAGCAAGTAAGCTTTCTTTCCTTGCTAAAAGGGCCAATAGCGGAATGAATTTAACTTCAGTATATAGAAATTATTTACACTATAAATGTATTTTAACCTGTTGTAGCCGTTAACCTACCTTATTTTCTAGGTTACTATCTATAGACGTTAAACTCATAGCTGAATAGTACAATATGTTGTGTATCATTCCATAGACTTCAACTTATCAGAAACATTAATAAGCACCATGGGCTAGTCTCTTGAGTTTCATGAGTAATATTTAGTTATTTACAAATCCTTCGCCACCAGAAAATTACACTGTGTAGCTAGgtcaaaaatttattttcatgtatACATATTATATGTTGAATCTCCTTAGTTTTTTCGTGtttacttctttatattttgacgCCCCTCGGTCAAATTCCCGACTCCGCCACTGGCCTCTTGTACAATAATATGCAAGTTTGCAACTCTCCCTAAAGAACATACGCTTCTCAGTGCACCTACAAAAACCAGACAAATGAAAATGGTTCTTTACACAGCGCGCTAATGCCAGTAGAATCAATACAttcattcaaaaaatatatacTCTGTTAGGAAGTTTATGTCAAAGCTTTATATTTCTGTGCTGCTTCTTTGAGGGGGCAACCTCTTATATTATGATGAATCAATAAAACACCTCTTACTGATGCCACAGTATTCTGGACTATCAACTGCTTGACATAGAGATACCAACCATCTCCATTATAGGAATGCTtgtcaaggaaagaattccagtATTAATATACAGGTATACATGCAGCCACATTCAATTTTTCTTCATACACTTGTATGAGCTCGGCAATTTGTTCAACATCTAACACCAATGCTTAAAATCTTTAACAGTGGGGATCAAGATTCTGTCATTCCACTAATTGGAAGTCGCGCCACTGTTCATCAACTAGCAAGGCGAATGCAGCTGAACACAACTGTCCCCTATAGAGTTTGGTTTGCAGGGCAGCAGGTAGTAATATTTTTCCTTATGTCCCTTCTGTGAAAAAAAGCCAACTATATTATTTTAAGACCACTTTTCCAGCAAaagttcattttctttttctttttttgttgtgtTATTAGGTTGGTGGATGGACACATGTATATGATAATATCCTCTCCTTTGCTACTATTAGAGGTGCTTCTCATGAAGCTCCATTCTCACAACCTGAGAGATCACTTGTGCTGTTCAGGTCATTTCTTGAAGGCAGGCCACTCCCTGAATTTTTCTGACCAGATCCCAAATTGGTGACAAACATCTAGTAGAGTAAATAAGTCCATCTTGTAAAagaatttttttgttttgttgctccaaaaatgaaaaagaaagaagaggatTAGAAGAATTAAGTGTTAATCATCAGAGAGTGAAAAAGAACACAAAAAGATTGTGTTCTGGACAGCGTTTCTGCCTGTAGATGAGTGCAAGGTTGCAGAGTGTGTGTAATTTTTATTGGAAGCAAAAGATTCCATGTTAAAACATTTGATCTTTTGTGGAGTAGTTTATATTTGATGTGTACAGCCTAGGCATCAAAAGAGTTTGGGTGTTTAGATTAGTTGTTTTACTTGAACTTGGATAAATAAATTCAATAACTACCGGAGTACCGGTTCATTAGTTTATATTTGACACTCTTAAGTGAAGGAGCTGGTCTTAAACGATtagaggtttttttttttttttcaaaaaaaatttcaaGACTAGAACTCAAGACCTTGGCTAATATATCACATCaattttgctgcataacttgatGGTAAAGATCAACTTTAAGTCTAACAAAATTGCAAAATGAATAtttacatgttttttttttcataactGAAAAAATTGGTCAAACACCTTCTACCAAACATGCTTCTCAAATGACTTAGTGAAATACAAATTGTTATTATGAAAGAGTACTTTTTCAAATAAGCAAACTTGAGAAATTTTACAAAATAGGTTAGTTAAAACTTAAAGCTAGTACTTAATAGCATAGTTTAATAagctactccctctgtttcaatataaatgacacactttccttattagtccgttctaaaaagaatgacgcatttttataattgaaaataattcaactttaaactttttattttatccattttaccc
This sequence is a window from Nicotiana sylvestris chromosome 3, ASM39365v2, whole genome shotgun sequence. Protein-coding genes within it:
- the LOC104212323 gene encoding serine carboxypeptidase-like 45, encoding MNLQTSKTMAMAIFLFLFCVSLGIVAALPHPDKIIQLPGQPQVGFQQFSGYVTVDDKKQKSLFYYFVEAETNPASKPLVLWLNGGPGCSSVGVGAFSENGPFRPRGQVLVRNEYSWNKEANMLYLESPIGVGFSYSNNTSSYETVNDEVTARDNLVFLLRWFQKFPQYRKSNLFLTGESYAGHYVPQLAKLMMVFNKKQQIFNLKGVALGNPVLEFATDFNSRAEYFWSHGLISDPTYRMFSSACNYSRYVSEYYRGSVSPICSRVMSLVSRETSKFVDKYGVTLDVCISSVLSQSKIISPQENVEKLDVCVEDEIINYLNRKDVRRALHAELVGVRRWAVCSNILDYQLLDIEIPTISIIGMLVKERIPVLIYSGDQDSVIPLIGSRATVHQLARRMQLNTTVPYRVWFAGQQVGGWTHVYDNILSFATIRGASHEAPFSQPERSLVLFRSFLEGRPLPEFF